A window of Cynocephalus volans isolate mCynVol1 chromosome 3, mCynVol1.pri, whole genome shotgun sequence genomic DNA:
TCCAGAACTACAAGATAATAAACGTGTTATTTAAggcactgagtttgtggtaagtTATTACAGCAGCAACGATGAAACTAATATACTTTCACCTCTTTGCCAGGCTACAGCAGCTACGTGATAAATATTTGTCGAATGCGTGAAGCCATGTTTGAGGACAGGGCACTTAGGGtcaaaataagagaagaatcaggGGACTCTCCCAGGCAGTTGTTAGGATCCTGGTTCAGTAACAGGCCCGAGGTCTTGGGGATTGTCCACTGtccttgtttttttcccccaaaattaagAGCTCACTGGTTTTCTTTCAGGATGGGAGCCTAGACCTGAAGGCCAAGCATCACCCAAGGAGCAGGGCCTTCTTGCAGAGGAGCCACCCCGTGCCACAGAAACGGAAGGATTCCCAAGGGATGCTTCTTATCCCTCCACATTAGGGGAAGACTGGCAGTGtgagggccagggccaggccctCAAGGAGGATCAGAATAATTTGAGGCAATCAGAATTTGGCCTTGAAGAAGCACCAATTCAAAATCAAGACTATGAAACTCTTAGACTTGAAGAAAGCTGTGTCCTGAGTTCAAACCCAAACCCATTCCCAGATGTTTCTAGGAGAGAATATTACTGTACTTATGACTCACAGGTTACAAACTCAGAACATAACTTGAGCTTAGTCAGTCAGCAGACAGCCTTCCCAGAAGAACAGCCCTTTGAAAGCAGTGACGGTCGCAGAGCTTCCAGTCAGGCCATTTCGATTACAGAACTCACAAAAAGCCAGGTGCAGGATAAACCCTACAAATGTACCGACTGTGGGAAGTCATTTAATCATAATGCACACCTCACTGTACACAAGAGGATTCATACAGGAGAGAGGCCTTACATGTGCAaagagtgtgggaaagccttcagccaGAACTCCTCCCTCGTTCAACATGAGCGAATCCACACAGGAGACAAGCCCTACAAGTGTGCCGAATGTGGGAAGTCTTTCTGCCACAGTACACACCTTACCGTCCATCGgagaattcacacaggggagAAACCCTATGAGTGTCAGGACTGTGGGAGGGCCTTCAACCAGAATTCATCCCTGGGCCGGCACAAGAGGacacacactggagagaagccgtACACCTGCAGTGTGTGTGGGAAGTCCTTCTCCCGGACCACCTGCCTTTTCTTGCACCTGAGGACTCACACCGAGGAGAGGCCCTATGAGTGTAACCACTGTGGGAAGGGCTTCAGGCACAGCTCCTCCTTGGCCCAGCATCAGCGAAAGCATGCcggggagaagccctatgagtGCCGCCAGAGGCTGATCTTTGAGCAGGCACCAGCTTTGATGAAGCATGAATGGGCAGAAACCCTCGGCTGTGACCCACCTTTGAGTCAAGATGAGAGGACCCACCGAAGTGACAGACCCTTTAAATGTAGTCAGTGTGGGAAATGTTTCATTCAGAGCTCTCACCTCATCCGACATCAGATAACTCACACCAGAGACGAAGAACCCCGTGGACGTAAGCGAGGACGAGAGCCACCCTTTGGCCGGAACTCAAACCTTGGCCGGCATCAACACTTGAATTCGAGAGAGAACCCCGTGGGTGGGGCAAAGGCAGGGCAGCCGGGAAGCAGGGCTCTGACCTTGTTTGACATCCACGAAATCATGCAAGAGAAAAACCCTGTGCACGTTATTGGGGTGGAAGAGCCTTCTGTGGGTGCTTCCATGTTATTTGACATCAGAGAATCCACATAGGAGAGAAAATCTGCAGATGACCTTTGAACCACAGGTATAAAAATGTGGTAAGTCTGCATAGTGTATTCATGGAAAGAGAGGCTGGGGTAGACTGTCAGTGGGGACTTCTAACTTGCTAAGGAAGTGGTGTTTCCCAAATACCTGAGATTGGCAGTTACCAAATATATCAAACTCAGTGCCCCTTTAACAACAGCTATTTTATGTTCCCTCCattaaatattccaaaatgaGTTCAGAGGTAATATAACCTACCCATATACGTGATGTCAAAAAATCAATATACAGTATCCCTTGTAAAGGGtaattaaaatgaaagtaatgTATGGTAATGTAATAAAGTATTGTGTATTGGGTGGGTGTGATATCTTACCTTGTCTGTGTGGGCCCAGTTACACCAGGAGACCCAGGCCAATAGCCTGTTGCTAGCAACTCATATGGTGTATAGTGCTGACTGTGGAAATACCATGAGGGGCATTCCTGCACGGGATGTGATTTTCCAGAGTAGTGACTAACTTGCATTTCTGGAAAACTTTGGGTAAATTTCAAGCATGCAGCAATTAAtttgtgtttatatgtaaatTCGAGTTAGGATCTCAGTTCATaaatgaggatacttcaaaaagttcgtggaaagattcatattacttttaattctgtttttgcccaaactttttgaagtaccctcgtattgcAAACAAGTTATTTCACCCCTATGTGCCTGATCCACCGGGACCAGTTCTgtgcctcagggtctttgcagcACTCTTGGCTCCCACCCATGTTTCATATCCCTCTTGCCCCAAATCGTGCGACAAAGAAGCCCCCATGAAATTCTGCAATATTCATTGAAAACACTGCCTCAGAGCATCCAATGTTGCTATAAGCCCGAAGATCTCAACTGGGGGTACTtttgcccccaggggacatttggggatgtctggagacatttttgtttgccATGAGTGGGGGAAGGATGCTACTGGAACCTAGTTGGTAGAGGCCGGGGGTACTCCTCAACATCCGACGGTGCCCAGGACAGCTCCTCAGAAAGAATTATCTAGCTCTGATTGTCAGTAGTAACAAGATGGAGGAGCCCTAGTATAAACCCACCCAGCCCTATAGCCAACATTTTCCAAATTCTACAAGTTGATTGGTCAGGGTTGTCCtaacaaattatataattttgtctgtgtcttgggttttttttgtttgtttgtttgttttggcagccagCTGGTACTCATATaagtttcattttaataaatggtgtcATTAGCTAATTTATACACAATGTACTTTGTAGTAAATCGTTTACCATTTTGCAGCATTCATAATTGatgtgaaaaaaagaagagaatccatttatttttctgaaaaatcttttaacattttttgtggacattttaaaacatgaataatatgtttttgtttttttttttttttttaaagtgttcacAAAgactagctttatttttttttattttttttatttttttttcgtgaccggcgctcagccagggagtgcaccggtcatccgtatataggatccgaacccgcggcggcgggagcgtcgccgcgctgctagcgcagcacgctaccgagtgcgccacgggctcagccctgaatAATATGTTTTCACTGGTACCTACCTCCTTACCCCTCTCTGGCCAGTGGAATATTTTCACATCAGTCCCAGAAGTCGTATTATTTCATCCATATTTCTGAATATATCTCTGAATGGCaaggactttaaaaatatatataaccatgTTGGTCCACAAACACAAAACCATTTTCATAATCATTCTGAGCATTCATTTGCCTTGTTTGCTGTGCACCCATGGTACAAAAGCAACAGTGGATAAAACTGCTGGGCCAGAGTTCACATCAGGACAGTGGCCCGGAAGTTATGCTTCATATCTTCCCCACTGGGCATggtagtaaagaaaaaaaaaagtgcttattttacttaatgtctgtaatgaaacagaaaaaaattttagttttattaaacCTCAAGTAAAACTATATTGCCATTATTACATTTAAACATATCAGATATCTAGTGTTCAAATGTCCCTGGTTgcctcaaatttttttttgttttgttttctatttgttttgttctaATCATGATCTAAAGGAGAGCCACACAATGCGTTTGgttgatatttttccttcttaaatcTCTAATCCCACTCTTTTTTAGTcttatatttgttgaaaaaaaacagaataacctAAATTTtgtccacccccccaccccaccccgccgaGACTGTGCGTTACACACCCTCCTTGCTTTGGCCTGGTGGGATGACTTCTGATTCATCATCAAGCCACTGAGCTGTGCTGAGGGGCCTGATAAAGTCATGTGATTCCCACTGTTCTCAAAGCTCATCTCCCGACCTTGCATGGGGCCTCTGTTGGAGGACCACTGGAAGACCTTTCTCTCAGCTGTCAATGCCAGGAAAAGCCAGACTTTAATTCATGTTTGTATGTGAAGCAGGATATTCTAACATGACCATTTTACTGTCCACAGTGGGAAACTTCACCTTCATCATTGTGTTGCTTTCCTCCAAGTTTTCTCCTGAGGAAAGCAAGGGTTTCTGACCTTTATCCATGCCATTCTTGGCATAAAAGAATATTGTGCGTCAAGGGTGTGGTCCTTGGTGTCTCGTAGCACTAGGGTTAtaaaaacaaaggatttaaacctGCCTACTTTCTAagctaaaatgaaacaaattatgGACTGTCTATAAGCCATAGCTACAGCTGAATGCCTGTTCCACCAGGACACTAAGTCATATGGTCCAGTTATACAGAACAGTTGCCTGTTAATGCACAGCTTTAACCAGGTCACTCTTTTGTTGGGTTTTCCCACTGCAGTTGCACTCTAGTGAAGTTAAACATACCATCAGCAtcaaaaattggaaagaaggaaaatggatTGTGGCATATCTCAGTATGCAAAAACTGATTCCTGAAAATGAACTGCAGAAGGAATGCCGGATTGACAGGGTGTAGAGTTGAATGGAAGAATGCTCATCCTGGAAAAATATAGCAGCAGTTCTAATAACTGTTGGAATGGTTGAGCATCAGAACTCACTGCCATCAGAACTTCCTGTGTCCGTTTTTGTTCTTTGGATGCTGGGAGTGTCACAACTGATGGGGTTTCCATTGGAGCAGAGGTGGCTTCCAGGATGCTTGGAGACAGCTTTGCAATTCATCTCTAGAGGGTCTGCAAGACTCTTCTGATGCCCCGGGTATGTTTCTCTGCACTCACCTTTTCCTCTGGGGTTGTCCTCACATGTTTCCTTTTTCAGGTTTCACTTTTCACAGAGACTCTGCCCTCATACCTTGGCCTGCACCACCTTCCATTTCATTCTCAGCAGATAACCTTCCATCTACATAGCTAAGAAAAAGTGCATCTTCAAACAAACATGCCTCAATAATAGTTTTGTGAGGCAGtaccattttacagacaaggaaaattAGGCATAGGACAAAAGTTACTAGTAACAaaaggttacacagctaggaaGGGGTGGAGTTAGTATTTGATGTCAGCACCCAGTTGATAGTGGCTTCAACAAATTAGGCTTTGTTTGAAGGCTGTCTTTTTCAGCGGCCTGGCTATGTCAGAGCCAGTGTTTTGTGCTTTTCTCTCAGCCTTTTCCTCATGGTCCCAGGGAGACGTCTACAGCTCCAGCCATACATCTGCGATCAAGACTGATGTTTCAAAGAAAAGGCTTTCTCAGAGCTGCCAGCACATGCCCATTTATGCCTCATTGGTTAAGGCTGGATCACAGAGCCACCCCTAATAACAAGGGGCCGTGGAAAGCTAGTATTTAGCTTTTCTAACTTCTGTGGTGGAGACTGGTAAGAGAGAAAGGTCTTAAGAAGTGGGTGATGTGTCCAGTCTCTTAGAAGAATCACCTGTACTCCCCCATTTCCTTGGTGCCACGTCACACGTCACACCGTCTATCTGCCCCTGCTACTTCACAGAAACTGCTGTGCCCACTGTCATGTGCCACCACCTCTTAGCATCATCCGTCTTCATCTCCTGGATTGTCTAGCCAGCTGACCTCCTCCTTGCAAGCCTCCATCCCCTTGTGTTCTAGGATTCCTTCCACCTCCTCGGGGGCTTCTTGTCCTCCCATCACCCCTCTTAAATATTGCAGTCCCTGGATCATTGTCTTGGGGGCACATCTTATACTCCGGTCCCTCCCGAAGTATCATGCACACCCCTGGCTTTGTGCTACCTTCTCCCAAATCTGAGTCTCTGGTCCTTCTGAGTTCTGAGCTTCAGGCCCAGACAGCAGCTGTTTGCTGCTGGGCAGCTGCCCCTTAATGTGCCATAAACTCCAGGAACCCAGCCTACCCACAACAAAACTCTCGTTGTCCCGTCCAAACCTGTCTCCATCCCCCTAGTCCCTTTCGTGGGGGCTGTTGCCACCTGCAATCCATACCATTATTGAAGCCAAAAATAAGTCTTCCTTGGccttttccctttcctcactCCATGAGAAGTTAGAGGTCCTTTTGACTTTATTATCTTGATCACCTTGGATCTGTTCCCACTAATACTGCCAATGCAAGATGGCCCCAAGAAAGAAAGTGACATGTTACTGAGTGGCCCAGCCAGGGTATGAGCTGGACAGCCTGACACCAGAACCCCACTTTTGACCATTCTTCCTTTCCACCCCACCAGGTGTGGGGTGCGGATTTGGGAATCCTCTGGAGAGGGGGCACCCAGCAGTAACATCATGGTTTTAGATAACTCTAGAAGCCTGGCCTGTGATTGCTTCATTCCCCTTCTTTGGCCTCCAAAATGACAGATCCTCAAGTGAATGTTTTGACACTTCTCAGTGTGAATGCTGGGTCAGCTGAGGTTAGAGTCCCACTGGGTAAGTTAGAATCAAGCGCAtcaagcagaaggaacagcaatggaaatctttgcatattttccatttcttgtatcagttcacattttctttccttttttgtgggGGAGGAGTGTAGAGCAGAGTGGCTggagtacagggatcaaaccctggaccttggtgttatcagcagcacgctctaaccaaccgagctaactggccagcctcagttCACATTTTCTAGGCATCATATTCCTGCTGATTTCCTTGTAGATATTTAGAAATGGATAAGAAAATCCTCAGGGGAAATTACTGTAAACTAGGGAAAATAAcatggtttttttctgtttagaaaaGCATCACAAATTCTTTGTAACAAAACTTGGAAAATGCAAAAAAGTGTGAAAAAGTatgaaaacatttaacatttaattcTTCATACTTAAGCTATTCAGAGATGGTCATTGCCATTAAgattttgctaatttttcttgcaattttttcttaaaatatacatgtgtgagtatacacatacatatatggtACACTACATTATATATACAGacgaatatatatgtgtataattatCTTGTATTTAGAAATTTGGAATCCTTCTAGTTCTCTTGTAACATGTGCTTCTTCTATGGTTTGAGGATTTTTCCCAATGAATTTCACATAGCTTTTTAAATTGCCTTTCAGAAGGATTGTAACATGTGTCCTCCACCCAGTGTTTTACCAGCCTTGAGTTTTTTCAAAGGGCATAGGGCTGTTTCCTATGCATTTCCAGTGTAAGTAAGAATTGATACAATTTCTGTGGAGGGCAGTTTATCAAACCCTTTGTTTCAGCAAACCTGCCGGGAATGAATTCTACAGATGTATTTGTATATGTGAAGACTGTTTGTACATGGTTTTCATTATGCTATtgatattaaaagtaaaaatttgaaaaaaaaaacttcatgtcCACCATGGGGAACTGGCTGAATAATTTATGGTGGAATGGAGATCACAGCCTTAAAAATGGAGACcatctttatatattaatgtGGGAAAGAACCCCAGGAtagttaagtgaaaaaaacaaggTGTTAAACTGTATagtatatttccatttttgtaaagAGGAAGCAGTTGCTTATACACACTAACTCTGAAAGGGTAAAAAGTAAGCAGGgtgctggccccgtggctcactcaggagagtgcagcactggtcgCGCTGAGGCcgagggttacaatccccttaccggtcaggaaaaaaaaaaaagtaagcaggCATACTGGTTGACCTCGCGAAGGAGAAATAGGGGGACAAGGATGAGGAATAATTTTCAatctatatctttttctatttttggaattttgaaacatgtaaaaatattaccagttcaaaaaataaaaatctcaactcTTTCAAGTTAAAGCTTGATGATTTGTTTCATTGTTTACTGTCTGCCTCCCTCCACCAGAATGACCACATGAACAGGGACTGTGTATCTTGGTCACACCTGGTCTGTTTCGTATGTGTATATGTTCAATTAACAGAACCAGTTGAGTATAAAACAGCTTCAACTCCTTGATGATACCAAAGATGTAAGATAAagtttcctacttttttttttttttttggtcagctggccagttcagagaccaaacccttgaccttggtgttataacaccgtgctgtaatcaactgagctaaccggccatccctcacACATAAATTTCCAAGTTACTTTATTAAATTCCTTGTATTAACCAGCTCAAATTATCAGAGCACCCTACACACAAGTCCTGGCCAACAGCCAAGCCGCCTATTTCCAATGTTATCTCTGCACATCCTCTGAGGTATTCAGGTCCTTTCTGCAAAGGGTAACTGGGAAGAAATCTGCATGCAATCGGAAAAGCAATCTCCCATAGATCTCTTGTAAGAGATCCAATGTGAGCATCTGCTAGAACGCACTGTCTGATCTACAATCCATGTGTAGCTATTTAGATGtaactttaaataaatacaaagttcACTTCCTcagtcactagccacatttcaactTTTCACTAGCTGTAAGACATTTTCATCATAGCAAAAAGTTCTGTTGGATGGTGCTGGTCTAAAGATAGGTGGCTGAGAAGACTTTAAATCCCCCTTGTGATTATCTGACTGTAGAGGAAAAGGGAATGGAGCAGGGTCACCCGGGTCAGCCTGCACATCAGGGATCTTCTCCACCAGGTCACACAGGCCTTCTGTGTATGGGTGAATTTTTATGTCCCTCAATGTACCCAGGGACATCCCTTAAGGGAGGTGATTGAATCACACAGGGCCTACCTATTTTTAGGGAACCACGGACatacagaaaaaagaatgcaCAGGGATGTTTCATTCCATGTGTTTATAGTTGCTCAATTTCCAGCCATGTTTGGAGGCCACGGGGAGGAGTGAAGAAATGGTAAATTCATACAATGTAACACTAtgtagtcatttaaaatttttcaaaaaaatttttatgaagtgtCAGTGGAAAAAATAGTGTGTAAAGTCTGGTTATGATTGTTTTATACTCTGTACGAGCAAATGTAAATTGGAGGACATTTTGGAAAACTGGCTTGGATACACGAAAAATGTcaagatcattttaaaaaaaaactactaaGGATCTATTCTAGATTGAAGCCAACTCAAGATGGGACAGCAGAGTGTAATATGTGGTTTATAATTTGCatttgaata
This region includes:
- the ZNF8 gene encoding zinc finger protein 8 isoform X1, encoding MEPEDEAAAAVMAAGPPAARLQEPVTFRDVAVDFTQEEWVQLDPTQRTLYRDVMLETFGHLLSVGPELPKPEVISQLEQGAELWVAERGITQGQHRGWEPRPEGQASPKEQGLLAEEPPRATETEGFPRDASYPSTLGEDWQCEGQGQALKEDQNNLRQSEFGLEEAPIQNQDYETLRLEESCVLSSNPNPFPDVSRREYYCTYDSQVTNSEHNLSLVSQQTAFPEEQPFESSDGRRASSQAISITELTKSQVQDKPYKCTDCGKSFNHNAHLTVHKRIHTGERPYMCKECGKAFSQNSSLVQHERIHTGDKPYKCAECGKSFCHSTHLTVHRRIHTGEKPYECQDCGRAFNQNSSLGRHKRTHTGEKPYTCSVCGKSFSRTTCLFLHLRTHTEERPYECNHCGKGFRHSSSLAQHQRKHAGEKPYECRQRLIFEQAPALMKHEWAETLGCDPPLSQDERTHRSDRPFKCSQCGKCFIQSSHLIRHQITHTRDEEPRGRKRGREPPFGRNSNLGRHQHLNSRENPVGGAKAGQPGSRALTLFDIHEIMQEKNPVHVIGVEEPSVGASMLFDIREST
- the ZNF8 gene encoding zinc finger protein 8 isoform X2, which codes for MGTVQGSLRCTSWKGWEPRPEGQASPKEQGLLAEEPPRATETEGFPRDASYPSTLGEDWQCEGQGQALKEDQNNLRQSEFGLEEAPIQNQDYETLRLEESCVLSSNPNPFPDVSRREYYCTYDSQVTNSEHNLSLVSQQTAFPEEQPFESSDGRRASSQAISITELTKSQVQDKPYKCTDCGKSFNHNAHLTVHKRIHTGERPYMCKECGKAFSQNSSLVQHERIHTGDKPYKCAECGKSFCHSTHLTVHRRIHTGEKPYECQDCGRAFNQNSSLGRHKRTHTGEKPYTCSVCGKSFSRTTCLFLHLRTHTEERPYECNHCGKGFRHSSSLAQHQRKHAGEKPYECRQRLIFEQAPALMKHEWAETLGCDPPLSQDERTHRSDRPFKCSQCGKCFIQSSHLIRHQITHTRDEEPRGRKRGREPPFGRNSNLGRHQHLNSRENPVGGAKAGQPGSRALTLFDIHEIMQEKNPVHVIGVEEPSVGASMLFDIREST